The Flavobacterium psychrotrophum region ACCATTTAATTTAGTATCATTTGAAACATTAGTAAGGTAAGTATCGACACGGTAGCTATTTGTATCGTGAGGATCAACTTGTTTTTCTTTTGAAAGGATTTATCCGCTTCTTCCATAATGGAAAAAAAGTGCGAATGAAACTTTTTATATCTTTTCATTACGTTGATAATTTAATAGTTGCAGAAATGCACAAAATAGTGAAAGCGCCATGGCACATAATAAATCTATTGAGGCAGGATATGCACCATACCAAAGAAAATGGCTGTGCACATTGTTATAAACCCTACTATTGCGGCCAGTGCTACTGCAAATACTTTTACTATTGTATAGAGTTTTTTAACCATGATGTATTTATTTTAAAGTATTTAACTGCAATCCGGCTACAGTATCCATACCCATCTGTTCCTCAGTTTTTTTTGCTACCCTGTCTAAAGCTATTACGTAAGCGGCAATCCTTGGTGAAATGGTGTATAGTTCGGCTGTGGAGAAAACTTCGTGGAAACTTTTTTGAAGTACCTGTTCCATTCGGAAATTTACCTGGGCAACATCCCATTTTTGGTTAAGGGAATTTTGCAGCCATTCAAAGTAAGATACCGTTACCCCACCTGCATTAGCCAATACATCAGGAACAACCAGTACATGGTTTGATTTAAGTATGATATCCGCATCAGACGAAACTGGACCGTTAGCTACTTCTACAATTAACATTGCTTTAATGTTGCCGGCATTTTCATCGGTTATTGCATTTTCCATCGCAGCAGGAATAAGAACATCTACAGGCAATTCAAGTAATTCTTCATGCTGTATAACATTTGCTTTAGTGTATCCTGCAAAGCTTTTATTCTCATTGTAATAAACAATAAGCTCAGGAATATTGAGCCCGTAAATATTGCATAAGGCAGTGTTTACATCGCTTACTGCTACTATCTTCATTCCTTTTTCATATAAAAACAGTGCAGTATACATGCCAACATTACCAAAACCCTGTATCGCTACCTTTGCGCCCATCGGGTTTATTTTCATGTGCTCCAGGGCAAGCAGCGTTATAATGCTTACGCCACGGCCTGTTGCCTCTACACGCCCTACAGAGCCACCATGCTTAAGGTGTTTACCGGTTACAACACCGGGCATTTTTTTGCCATGTATCTTCGAAAACTCGTCCATCAGCCATCCCATTTCATCGGCACCTGTGCCCATATCGGGGGCAGGTACATCTTTATCGGGGCCGAACACATGCGCAAGCTTACTGGTATATGCCCTGGTAATACGTTCCAGTTCGGCTTTAGAGTAATCAAGCGGGTTGCAAATAACACCGCCTTTAGCCCCGCCAAACGGAATACCGTTAACGGCTGTTTTCCAGGTCATCCATGCCGCAAGAGCTTTAACCTCGTCAAGGTTTACACAGGTATTATAACGTATGCCACCTTTAGACGGGCCTAATACAGTTGAGTGTACCACACGGAAACCTTCAAAAGATTTCAATTGCCCGTTATCCAGCTCTATATCAAAATTTACCTTAACAATTTTTTCCGGTGTTTGTAATTTCTGGCGTAGGACATCGCTAACGTGTAATAAATCAGCAGCTTTATTAAAACGGTCAAGCATGCTCTCAAATGGGTTATGCTTTATTATTTCTGTATTCATTTTTAGATTTGTTTAAAACTGATTTCTAATAGGCAAATGATATACCGAAATAACCTAAAAAACACAAATCTTTGATTTTAAGAAACTTAACCCCATTGTTTTTTTTAGGTACAATCCCCGACCTATCAAATTGATAATTAGATTTCCAATTTGATATTCCTTGTGCTGGTTTATATCTAAACCCGGTTTGGGCTATTTAATGAAAATCAATCAATTTCTTTGACCGAACCTGAATTTTACAATCCATTTTTTTCTAGAAGATAACATAATAATAAAATTTAAAGTAGTCATATAGCGGAATACTCTTAATGATGCCATTATCGCTCCTGCATCTTTAATAAAAACGCTTACTGACCATAAAATAGCAGACGAAGAACATAAAACGTATAGATACAAAAGATGGCGCATAAGCAGAACGCATTTCAAAGAAATAGTACCTATATTAAAGGACGTCCTAATAACATGTAAACTGCCCCCAAAAAGCCAGACACTATTTGGGGGCAGTTCAATTTACAGGCTTTTTATTTCCCCTGCAATCACAAAAGTTTTAAAAAACAACCAAAATATCCGTTGCAGAAGCGATACAGTTTTCATTCCGAAAAAAGTAATGAGTCAGTAGACTTATAGTGTTTCTCTCGCAGCGGCTTTATCAGTCAGGAAAAGTAATTTACCATCTACTGGCTTTAATAACTGCGTTGGATATTTTTCGGGGTTATACTCCCCATGTAAAACTTCATGTAAGGCATGTGCTTTATTTTCGCCAAAGGTAACCACTACAATCTCATTAGCCCTGTTAATAAGGGGTGCTGTTAAGGTAATGCGGTACATACTTTGTGGCGCAAGATAATAAGCATCTACCCATTTTTTATCTTCTTTTAGTACAGCTTCACCCGGAAAAAGCGATGCGGTATGCCCGTCATCACCCATGCCTAATAAAATAAGGTCAAACTTTCCATCCTTGCCTGCAATATCTCTTATAGATTTTTCATATTCGATGGCATAATCTCCTGGTGTAACACCATCTTTATACATATGGAATATGTTACC contains the following coding sequences:
- the pgl gene encoding 6-phosphogluconolactonase, giving the protein MVTIFNTKEEIAIHAAEIFVAAAQNAIQERNQFVVALTGGSSPVGLYKLLATPEYLSKIDWNKVFVFWGDERWVPLEDDLSNAKMSAESLLNHVPIPKGNIFHMYKDGVTPGDYAIEYEKSIRDIAGKDGKFDLILLGMGDDGHTASLFPGEAVLKEDKKWVDAYYLAPQSMYRITLTAPLINRANEIVVVTFGENKAHALHEVLHGEYNPEKYPTQLLKPVDGKLLFLTDKAAARETL
- a CDS encoding Glu/Leu/Phe/Val family dehydrogenase, whose translation is MNTEIIKHNPFESMLDRFNKAADLLHVSDVLRQKLQTPEKIVKVNFDIELDNGQLKSFEGFRVVHSTVLGPSKGGIRYNTCVNLDEVKALAAWMTWKTAVNGIPFGGAKGGVICNPLDYSKAELERITRAYTSKLAHVFGPDKDVPAPDMGTGADEMGWLMDEFSKIHGKKMPGVVTGKHLKHGGSVGRVEATGRGVSIITLLALEHMKINPMGAKVAIQGFGNVGMYTALFLYEKGMKIVAVSDVNTALCNIYGLNIPELIVYYNENKSFAGYTKANVIQHEELLELPVDVLIPAAMENAITDENAGNIKAMLIVEVANGPVSSDADIILKSNHVLVVPDVLANAGGVTVSYFEWLQNSLNQKWDVAQVNFRMEQVLQKSFHEVFSTAELYTISPRIAAYVIALDRVAKKTEEQMGMDTVAGLQLNTLK